A stretch of DNA from Bradyrhizobium algeriense:
GAACACCAGCACGCCAAACAGATGGCAGAAGAACAGTACGGGCGTCGCCACCACGGCGTACGCGACCGCAGCCAGTGCTTCACCGCGCCGTCGCAGTACAATCCAGCCGGCCGCGGCCGCGAAGGCCAGTCCCAGCCCCAGCAGAAAGTTCATGAATCCAAGATGGAAGATACCGTTAAAAGCGAGGGTGCCTGACGCCAGCGGCCAATATGAAAATTCACCGAAGACGCCACGGCTAAAGACGACCACGCCCGCCACTGGCGCGAAAAGACTGAAGGCCAGCAGGATCCGGCCCCCGACGTGAACATCGGTGAGTCTCAAAAGTCCGGCGCCGAGCACATCCATGCCCAAATTTGGAATCAATCCCCAACGCGGAAGATACATCTGCGACAGCACGGGATCGCCCGGATGCGCCAGCACGAAGTAACGTGCCAAATGGTTTGGATAGTCCAGTATGGGGGGCACATCGACGAGGAAGAGGGGAATCGCCAGCACGACCACAAGCGCCAGCGCCGTCAGGAGCCAGCGCGAACTCGGTCCGCGCTGCGCGGACATGTCGACTTGCCCTTCTTGAGGACGGTCAGCGGCGGCCGAATTCATGCGAAACCCGGTGTCACTCGATCCGGCCTGGCAGCTGAGAAGCCCGGCCGGGATTTAATGGGATCTGCGCGGCTCACATCGGCCCCGCGGCAGCCGCCGACGACAGGGTCGCCTTCAAGAACCGCTATCAGACCGTCGCAAGTTGCATACTGGCAGTTAAATCATTCTTACGTTGCGCGCTTGATGGTGATCAGGGTTGATGGGATTTGATCGGTTTCAGCGCCCAACCGGAGTGAGCATCGTCGTGACCAGCATTGACCGGCAAATTCGCAAGGCGGAGTCCGCTGTTAAAGGGCGCTCGCTCGATGCTCGGCGATTCCATAGATCCTGAAAATCAACAGCTCCTTGATGAGACAGAAGCGATCTGGGCTTCGTCCACGCAGCAGCGACGCGGCGACTAGCTGCCGCCGCCGGCGGATCAAACCGCCCGCATTTTCGCGAATCATGGGCAAGGGCAATGGTGCCCAGGAAAGGACTCGAACCTTCACGGCCGTGAAGCCACTGGCACCTGAAGCCAGCGCGTCTACCAATTCCGCCACCTGGGCCCGGGCGGGTTAGTAAGGAACGGTCACGCGCTTGTCAAATCGCTTCAATGCCGCCCAAATACGCTGTACAGCGGCCGCGTGTTGGCGTATCGCGAATCCGCTAAATTCAACCGATATCTCTCGAATTCGACCCGCAGGAATTGACCATGGCATCGAACCTGGAAACGCTCGTCACGGTTTTTGGCGGATCGGGGTTTCTGGGGCGAAACGTGGTCCGGGCGCTGGCCAAGCGCGAATACCGGATCAGGGTGGCGGTGCGTCGGCCGGAACTGGCCGGGCACCTGCAGCCACTCGGCCGGGTCGGCCAGATCCACGCCGTGCAGGCCAATCTGCGCTATCCGGCATCCGTCGAGGCGGCGATGCGCGATTCGCAAGTCGCAATCAACCTGGTCGGCACCCTGGCCGAGAGCGGCGCGCAGACCTTTGACGCCGTACAGGCCAAGGGCGCCGAAACGGTCGCCAAGGCCGCCGCTGCCGCAGGCGCCCGGATGGTGCACGTGTCCGCGATCGGCACCGACGAGAACTCGCCCTCGGGCTATGGCCGCTCCAAGGCATCGGGCGAAAAGGCCGTGCTGGCCGCCGTCCCCTCCGCCACGATCCTGCGGCCCTCGGTGGTGTTCGGCCCCGAGGATCAGTTTACCAACCGCTTTGCGGCGCTGGCCCGGATATCGCCCTTCCTGCCGCTGATCGGCGGCGGCGTGACCCGGATGCAGCCGGTCTATGTCGGCGACGTCGCGACCGCGGTGGCCAATGCCGTCGACGGCAAGACCGCATCTGGGGCGACCTACGAGCTCGGCGGGCCGGAAGTGCTGACGATGCGCGAGATCATGGAAGTCATCCTCGCGATCACCGGGCGCAAGCGCATGCTGATTTCGCTGCCGTGGGGTTTGGCGAAGATGCAGGCGATGTTCCTGCAGTTCGCGCCGGGCATG
This window harbors:
- a CDS encoding complex I NDUFA9 subunit family protein; amino-acid sequence: MASNLETLVTVFGGSGFLGRNVVRALAKREYRIRVAVRRPELAGHLQPLGRVGQIHAVQANLRYPASVEAAMRDSQVAINLVGTLAESGAQTFDAVQAKGAETVAKAAAAAGARMVHVSAIGTDENSPSGYGRSKASGEKAVLAAVPSATILRPSVVFGPEDQFTNRFAALARISPFLPLIGGGVTRMQPVYVGDVATAVANAVDGKTASGATYELGGPEVLTMREIMEVILAITGRKRMLISLPWGLAKMQAMFLQFAPGMLKLTPDQVMMLQSDNVVSDAAKSAGLTLAGLGITPESMQAIAPQYLWRFRAAGQFQRMSV